AGAACAATTGCCTAAGTATACCAATAATAAATTCAAGCCCCAATCTAATAACAGTTACCAAATTCAAGTCCCCAAAAAATGATTCACTATCAAATTTATTAGAAAACTTGTGAAATAAGCCAGCAATTTCTTTTACTAAATCATCCTAGTTGCCTTTGGGAAACAAAAACCCTGGCCAATAAAGTTCAAACATTGCAAACCAGCTCATCGAAGTAAACAAAATGTGAtagtaaattaaagaaaattcaaCTTCAACCAGTCAGATGTGGCCTCAGCTTCTCAAATGAAAAACAATACCCAATCAACAAACTGCCAGATGTTCactaccaaaaattttagaactaTAAACCACATCAACTCTCTTTTCATTGCAATGAGAGAACTTACATAAACAAGTTAGGCTTTGATGCCTTGTAAGTGGTCTTCAGCTTCCTGGTAGGCGGCCTTACCTTCTTGAACACCAATGGGAACTTGATTTTGGAGTTGTGGAATTGCTTGGTGCTATCTCTCTTGCATAGCTTGGCTGGGATAGTTGCAGTCTTGATAATCTGGATACATGGGAACCGGACTCTGTGGCGAGAAGCCATCTCAGTGTACATCTGTTCAACAGCTCCGTTTAGAGTAGTGTCACGGTATTCCTTGTACATGTTATGATAACCGGTACGGCTTTGGTAGCGGAGCCATATACCATAATTCTTAATCTTGGTAGGGTTCTTCTCAAATATCTGCAGAGAAATTTGCTTTAGATACCAGGCATTAAAAAGAATATCAAAGAATGCATCAGAAATTGTGTTGCCTTGGGTGTACAGATGATCATTATGCAATCACTAACTACAGCATTTTTTCCTGGATAAGGATTCCACCACATAGCCAGTAAATGAATTCTGCTcagcaagaaaagaaaagagatagggATAAAAAAAGAAAACCTAAATCATCCAATTTTAATTCCAGGAATTGCTTTTCGAATTCAGTCTTGCATATGAAACCCCAAAAAGTTATGCGACcaaataaatcatttaatgcaaTCACAATCAGCAAAACAAAGATGAATAAGCTACAAAGTGCACTTTTCTAAAACGAAGTCGGTAAGAAAGCCTTAAAATCAGATATTTCTTAGCTATCTATGTTCCCTGCTGCTCTCAAGACAAATTTAAAGAGCTTAAGAACACAATCTCCGGTGTAAATTGAAGAGTAACGAGCTAAACATTGGCAATCCCACACAAAGTAGCTTCAGACATTAATCAACATACGCTAGCTATAAAAAAGAATGCAAAGGATGCGTTTCTTATTCAAATTTCCACACATTATCCCACAATAAATCACTTGATACAGAATGGATTATCAAAGGAATAACACTGAGAATATACCTCATTGATGGCAAGGACCTGACCATTGCTCTTCTTAACCTTTTTCAGCTTCCTCAAGAAGTACCTAATGAACATCAAAGGAGACACAAAAATCAGAAACCCGTCAACATAAAGCAAATGGGAAATAAAGCTAACCAAAAAATCCATGAAAATAATCACTAACCAGAACTTGGATTTGGCCCGAACCTCATTGGTGGCCCAGAGCTTCATCCTATAGATCTTGGGATGCTCATCGCTCTCTGTTGGGTGAGCCCTTCCAACAACTTGGTACTGGTGAAACTGcaaccaaaaccaaaatcaaatataaaacttttcttctttttttctctcatttctcatattaattcaaatacagcTTGAAGCAACACTCCTCCCTTTAATGGCTGAGAAAAACCCATTAAACCAGTAAAAAGAGCAAGTGTTTTTAATCCCATATTTACTAACAACTTTCTAGCCAAAATGCAATAAAGAAAATTTCGAACGGATCGAAACCAAGCATAACATCACATAATAAATCGctatcaaatttgtgaagctaaaAAAGGGAAATAGAGGGAGTAGCGGCGTTGATCTGAGAAAAGAGAAGGCGTTGCCCACTTACCCTGAAAGTAACCATTTTTGAGGGAAAGATAGTTTCTGAAGAAGTCACGGCCCTCACTCAATTAGGGTTTTGTCATTATCAAAAACGTTTATATAGTACTTAGCTTTGGGAAATTGGATTGGGCATAGTGTTTTTAGATGAGTTCCTGTTATTAAATGGGTTTAACAAATTTCTAAGCATCGACCCAAATGGTTATAAATTAAAGACCTTATATTACTATAAGCCCAATTTGAATCTTGAATTATTCTTATTCGGCCCAAAATTAATACAATATTTTGAGTCATCTcttaaataaaattagattatccTACACTCAAAATCTGACTAAAAGaaatatatgtaataaaaatttaaaaattaatattataattaaatatgttttggttgaaatggtaaatttgagatatttaaaattatattatttttcgattgagtcttaattcgattggtatcaatattattattagtGCAGGAAGACGGGGGTTGGAGTGCGCTAAAATGTATTATTCTTATATTTAAGGGTTGAGACGAGATTATGAGTAGTTTTAAGCATTATATCAAAAAGAATATTCTAAACTTATGGATGAAAAAAAATAATGTTTGGGAGAATTTTAGCTCTATTTAAATATTCAACTCTATTCGGTTTTAGATTTAGTTGAGATCTAATATCACTATTaagtatcaaaaaaaaaaaatgtgttacTTTTATAGAAAAGGGTATTTATGGTAAAGCAACATGCTGTGATGGGTTTAAACATGACatcttattttagttaatttatgacttaaaaaaaaaatccagaTATCCACTGTTACTTattataaaatagaaacaatggGTAGATTTATTCCCTTTTCTAATTCAAACCTCTTTACAATGGACTAATTTAGGAGAAATCATTTTAGAAAATATTAAGTCAATATTTCTTACGATTggcattgaaaaaaaaaaaggaaaataaacagAATAAAGGGCAAGGAAAGATTGTCATGTTTTTTAGCCTTTTGTATTTAGGGTTAAcataaaattggaaattttgaatAAAAGATTCAGAAATATTGAGAGGAAGAAAAGAACACCTTTTTATGACTAATATGACTAAGGGGAACAAAATTTGAAGATGGGGTGAAAATGATGTAAAGCTATTATGCAGATTTAAGGCCAATGTAAGCAGCACATAAAGCCAACACAGAGGAAACAGCATATGCACCAGCAACAATCATTGGCTCTTGGAGTCCACATAGTTCTAGATGATGATGCAAAGGCGCCATTTTAAACAACCGACGCCCGCTTCCATGATACTGTTTTGTTGCTTTAAAGTATACCACCTGACAAAATAAAGAGTCGATTATCATCGACATTCATCCATAGTTGCAGCAATGATGTACTATGCAATGTCGGAAAGTTGAACCGATAACACAATCAATGAGGGTAACTCAGAGCAACTACATAATACATGTTTAGAACAAATACTGATTCATGCATTAATAATTAGAGGTAATGGAGAATAGCACAAGATTCAGACATTTAACTTGAATAACATACCTGCATAACAACTAATGATGCTTCCAAAACAAACAAACCAGATGCAATGAATAAGGGAAAGAACATTCCAGTACAAGCGGCCATTGCAGCTAATGCGCCACCGAGGGCCGAGGATCCAGTATCACCCATAATTACACCTGCTTTGTACTGGTTGTGGAAAAGAAAACCAATGCAGGCCCCAGCCATGGCTGTCCCAAATACACTAAGTTCTGATGGGGATGGAGAAATAACATTTAGTTTTGAAGAAGGTAAATACTTGTAAAGAGCATAAGAGAAGCTTAAAATTTACAAGTTTTTAACATTATAATCATATTTTAGTGTTTCACTAAGATGGAtgctataataaaatattaataaatatgatAAGATGAAAAACAATGGAAGAAGTCAGAAAACTTCAACAAATCAAGGAGTAGGCTTTAAAATATTGTTTTGCACGTCATCTAGATGATGCAACTCAAAAGTGGAATCATGTGTCTTTAAAAATGTTATTGCAGCAATAGCCAATGAATAAGCTGTGAACAGACGATAAATGCATGCGACATCTCAAACTAACGATATTTGCTTGTTCAAAGGAATCTATACTAACCTGGGCATATTGGAAGCACCGCAATTGACATTCCAATAAAAGCTAATGAAGCAGTCCCAGCAACAAGACCATCAAGACCATCTGTTATGTTAACCCCCTTTCCCATGGAAACAAAACAAAGTGGAGTTAACAATAGGTAAAATTTTCCCAAGCACAGCAGGCCCAACGGTGCAGGTAGAGGAACCAGCATTTTCCTGcaataaaagttaaaaatggttTAAGAGAAAACAAAATGTATCATTTGAGCATAAAACACAACATGAAATATAGTCTTCAACCAACAGTCTAACACATAAACTGAAGCAATGGGAGAAGAAATGTGAAAGACCAAATGGTAGTTTATTTACTCGAACAATCATCCATTAAAGACCTCTTTTCTGATATTCATATAAGTGCTACAATTCCCCCTAACAGCTCTTGTATGATAACTCTCCTTCACTAAGTTTAACcaaattattttctttcttttttctcaaAAGAAAAGTTAAGGAAACTTGTTATTTTGTCATAAATTTTCTGGCACAAGATTAGATATGTGAGTTACCATCAGATAAATGTGATTCGAATTAGTTACAAGaagatatacatgccatagggTGACGATAAACGTGTAGAATCCAACCAAAATGAAAACCAAATCCCAACAGCTGCCTGTAATGACAAACAGTTCAAGATCAGAGCCGAAAAAGGTTAAAACAAACGCCTAAAGTGACAAGGATGGAACTTATATTATTAACGAAAAAGGCAAAGGAAAAATGTAGCTACCTCCAAAAGTAGCCTTAACCATGGATCTATACCATTGCTCTTTTGCTTGGTGGAACCTAAGGCGTCATCAAGTAGTCCAATTGTAGCAAATGCCAAGGTTGCTGCTGCAGTAGCACCAACTTCAGCAGAAGAAAAACCAGTTGCAAATCTCGCAACAGCTATACCAACTGGTATAAAAAAAAGTCCACCCATCGTTGGGGTCCTCTTCTTTGTCAAATATTTTTCTGGCCCTATTTTCTTAACTATTTGATAAAACTTAAAAATTCTAAGCAATGGGATACCAACATAACCAGCACACAAAGCTAAGATTAAAGATATCAAAAACGGGGAAGTCAAGTAGAATGGCGCTAAAGGTAGCCTAACAATTTTCCATCCACACCAATCCACAAGTAAAAGAACCATTGTCAGGAAGATTATAAGAGCCAAGTTCATTATCATCCCAGGGTATATCCTGCAATTAATTTAGCAATCCGTCAACGAAAGCCTTGAAAAGGGTATAaattcatgtaagtttaattatgTTTTCAGTCCCTGTAGTCTTCAaacttttgaaatttagtcctgtTTAAAAATTAAAGTCCAAATCATAACACTATTAACACATAATCAATTCAATAACACTTTAATTTTTAAACCAGACAAGTAGAAGGAGTAAATTCATGAAATTAAAAGCAGTAGGACTAAAATTCAAAAGTCAGAAGAATACAGGGAGCTGGGGGAAAAATTAGACCGTTTATGTATCAGAAAACTCATAAAAAAAGAGCTTGCTTGTGTCTTTTTAGGCCTTTTCCACGCAAAGCAATCCGACGGGAAGCCTTGGCTAGAGCTTCTTCAAGTGGCAAATCCTCATCAGACAAAGAATTTAATACCAAATCCCCATCGCTATCTGACGAATGCACATAAGCTGCCAACGAATCCTCTTCAATGGTCCAGTCATCAAACGAAGAAATTCCCACCGAGTCCTAAAACAataaccaaaataataaaaaaaatcatttcagaaACCACATTGAAAAAAGTGTCATTACTTACATCATCGGTGGCGTTGACTCTAACGACATCGTTTCCGGATCGCCGCCTTCGGTCCTGTACATTTTTGGATCGCTTGATCTGTAACTTGAGAGGAGAGTAGAAACTCGACGTAACGGGAACGCAGAACCGAGGAGATGAAACGGGGAGGCTGGTGCGTCGTTTAGGGGATGGAGTGAGTCCCGAATAACAGAAATGGTGTAGAGTTAAAGATGATGAATGAGATCGCATGACTGAAGTTTTCATTTGAAGGAGAGATTAGAGGCCATTCGACAGAATTAACTGAAAATGGtggatgcaaaaaaaaaaaaaaaaaccaacagaAAATAACTGATCAtgtttaaaaaggaaaaataccTCGTAAACGCCGGTAACGTGGAGACTGTGGGTTTCAAAGCGCGACGCGCCCTTCGCGTGGGGACATTTGATTACCCATGGGTTGCTTACGTTTGAGCCCCAATATTCTAATCCACCCAGATAATAGGTTGGTCCCGATTGATAtagaattttattttcattttttaggtCCGACTTACTAAAATTGTACTAAAGCTTAATccacattaaaatattaaattcgagtataataattataattttttaaattattttatatataaaaataaattttaaaaatattaaatattaaatatataaaaatattaaaataaatatttttcaacaacttgtacattaaaataaaattaatgtataattttaatatttatcctaTTTATTatcttacaaaaattattatttttaattaaattaaaacttaattaatttataacaCCATTGTCGatactatttttttatttgaaaaacgagagtcgacttaaaaacaaaaatggagTCTCCACCTATCTTTTTCGAGGTGTGATCAGATTACTTTGAGattgataattttaataaaacattttgatttattaaaataatgattttgggTCTACAAAATTCGAGAAAAAAGGGTTTGGGAGTTGGTTACGCACGAGAAAGGGTTAGTAtcctcgtaacacccaaaattggtaccaattgattaattaatgtcctattgtctaaaattttaaaaaatattttgaaatacaatttcttttaaaatatttaaataactcaaattgaacattaaaattctcttgtttcgaaggaatataatatcacatccagcacgttaggacatgATTCTTGAAACCTTCGAAACCACGATCAATTCTTGATTTCCAAAAGCTCATacatttgaaaattacaaaaggatatttgattatttggtccaacgaaaaaccgaaacccaacatgttagggcatgatttctcggatttctaaacatagaacattgcctttatttttttagaaatccttatctcgagatacaaAATGTCATATCCAATGAGCTAGGACACAACACCTTGAATTCCTGAGAATAAGCTTCTATTTGAAACTTATGCGTTTTGATTGAAAAAGGGGTACTCGGTTACTTAGATTCAACGAGGAAAAttggaacccagtaagttagggcacaatcttcTCGAAGATGCCAAATATTgagtattgccttattttgaaaacttttgagtaaaatgattttaaaacttaaacgATATTAAAACACGACCTTTTAAGCGAATAAAATGCGATGGAATAATAATGTACAACGCAAAGTAATAATTCATAAACAAAATGTTATAATAATGAATCACAAATAACaaacaaatacaaagtaagaaaatttaaaataaaatataaaacaattctAAGCAAATGATATGTAACACCGAAAATTTCTACAagaagatattatccttaatacaataaaataaaggaataaagtgacaagaagaggaaaattgaATTATgtcattgggaagtatattatgacatattgattcaagaaaggactaaattataaaagtgagaaaagttttgtggcctaagagtaaatactcaaattttgagggattaaagtgtaaatatgaaaagtttaaggactaatagtgcaaataatttaagggtggaatgatctagaaactaaggaaaattgataaataaggaccaaattgaataggtgaagaattatgatggactaaattgtaattttaccaaattaagtgatgattcaagaatgaaattttaaaagattacgaagggcaaaatagtcaattGAAAGAGAGataaatctagaaagtaatgatgatgttggtgatattttatacttatttaattaaataattattatttatttaatattttaataagatattttattttttatttagtctatatatatatatatatgtgtgtgtatgtgggaaaaaaaaaaaacacacacacacacacacaccatccattatctttcccatgcaaactaatgtgagaagaagagagaaagaaagaaagttttactttcttttacaatttggtcttttcACCAAAAATCTatcattttcacctagaaatcaaaagaatttccatggccatcaagagagaaagatcacAAGGAGACTATGAGAAGCTAGAATattaagttagattcaagaaatagaagctggaggggagagaaaattaagttaaagattgaaatcaatggaacaaggtaagaacatcaagatttcaatacatttttaagattaatattattgaaaaagcatggaattgatgttaatgtagagttttcttatatatggtcttatgttcttgatatgttagtgaagagaaaataagagaaagtaatgagaaatagtgtagagaaagaaaataagggtgttataaacatggtaaataaacatcttgcactaaattagttttggacagcagaagtaggttaattttgaaaaatcaccataaattgtagaaatctagttagaggatgaaaaaaaatggaattaaagcttattaagtctagtttcttataaaagaaacggtgtaagcaatgtaATCGTtaattgtgagatataataaatttagtgagacaaggtcagaatgatttcgggttcccctattctgactttggaaaatcataaaaaattggacaAAAATAATGAAgttcttaaagttatatgtttaaaatcctgaatgattctattttcaatagaaacaaatgataacatcatccaaatcctgtataatgagataattaatttttagtaaagaaggattggaactgtcagacaacagaataagagtgaatttaaagaataaactgtacttattgcctgaaccaaaaattctgaaaaatttatggtaagaatatacgtAAGCCTAGTTTCATAggaaattagcggatcttaattttgaattcttcagatcaagatataaataatttagtgactatgacgcaaatggacagttttgaatatacatataagtaaatagtgaaattattgataatattacttatagcatgttatataaata
The Gossypium arboreum isolate Shixiya-1 chromosome 10, ASM2569848v2, whole genome shotgun sequence genome window above contains:
- the LOC108489307 gene encoding 60S ribosomal protein L18a-like; protein product: MVTFRFHQYQVVGRAHPTESDEHPKIYRMKLWATNEVRAKSKFWYFLRKLKKVKKSNGQVLAINEIFEKNPTKIKNYGIWLRYQSRTGYHNMYKEYRDTTLNGAVEQMYTEMASRHRVRFPCIQIIKTATIPAKLCKRDSTKQFHNSKIKFPLVFKKVRPPTRKLKTTYKASKPNLFM
- the LOC108488873 gene encoding phospho-N-acetylmuramoyl-pentapeptide-transferase homolog, whose translation is MIMNLALIIFLTMVLLLVDWCGWKIVRLPLAPFYLTSPFLISLILALCAGYVGIPLLRIFKFYQIVKKIGPEKYLTKKRTPTMGGLFFIPVGIAVARFATGFSSAEVGATAAATLAFATIGLLDDALGSTKQKSNGIDPWLRLLLEAAVGIWFSFWLDSTRLSSPYGMKMLVPLPAPLGLLCLGKFYLLLTPLCFVSMGKGVNITDGLDGLVAGTASLAFIGMSIAVLPICPELSVFGTAMAGACIGFLFHNQYKAGVIMGDTGSSALGGALAAMAACTGMFFPLFIASGLFVLEASLVVMQVVYFKATKQYHGSGRRLFKMAPLHHHLELCGLQEPMIVAGAYAVSSVLALCAAYIGLKSA